Proteins from one Candidatus Lernaella stagnicola genomic window:
- a CDS encoding ferritin family protein, with the protein MITLDDFSLADAIDLAMQAEADAAAFYAAAAESSTDPRGQDMFGQLARFERAHFESLKRLRESLLSGDWPGYTGTEFLPERPGGNAGTLDDVEKAAAVDVINIALEAEQKAEQAYLDLAERAQAPEIVEMFRKLASEESLHHKVLEDQFYALTNEGHWKWGE; encoded by the coding sequence ATGATTACTCTCGACGATTTCAGCTTGGCCGACGCGATCGACCTGGCGATGCAGGCCGAAGCCGACGCGGCGGCGTTCTACGCGGCAGCGGCCGAATCCAGCACCGACCCGCGCGGACAAGACATGTTCGGCCAATTGGCTCGCTTCGAACGGGCGCATTTTGAGAGCCTGAAACGACTGCGCGAGTCGCTGCTTAGCGGCGACTGGCCGGGCTACACCGGCACCGAGTTTTTGCCGGAACGACCCGGCGGCAACGCTGGAACACTCGATGACGTGGAAAAAGCGGCTGCCGTAGATGTGATCAATATCGCGCTGGAGGCGGAACAAAAGGCCGAACAAGCCTACCTCGACTTGGCCGAGCGCGCGCAGGCACCCGAGATTGTCGAAATGTTCCGCAAGCTGGCCAGTGAGGAGTCTCTGCACCATAAAGTGCTGGAGGACCAATTCTACGCTCTCACGAACGAGGGACACTGGAAGTGGGGCGAATGA
- a CDS encoding rubrerythrin family protein: MASVKGTKTEINLLTAFAGESQARNRYNFASSVAKKEGFVQISLIFAETADQEKEHAKRFFSHLEGGDVEIVAAFPAGVIGDTAVHLLHAAEGEHHEWTDMYPGFAAIADEEGFGEVAQLFRAVSVAEKQHEKRYRDLLHNVEQGLVFKRGETVKWRCINCGYVYEGLEAPAKCPACQHPQAYFELLGENW, from the coding sequence ATGGCCAGCGTGAAAGGGACCAAAACCGAAATAAACCTGCTGACGGCCTTTGCCGGTGAATCACAGGCTCGCAACCGTTATAATTTCGCTTCCAGCGTCGCGAAAAAAGAAGGCTTCGTTCAGATTTCACTGATTTTCGCTGAAACGGCGGACCAGGAAAAAGAGCACGCCAAACGCTTCTTCTCGCATCTTGAGGGCGGCGATGTCGAAATCGTGGCCGCTTTTCCGGCCGGCGTCATCGGCGACACGGCCGTGCATCTACTGCACGCGGCCGAGGGCGAACATCACGAGTGGACCGATATGTATCCGGGATTCGCGGCCATCGCCGACGAAGAAGGGTTCGGCGAAGTGGCGCAATTGTTCCGGGCGGTATCGGTGGCCGAGAAACAGCACGAAAAGCGCTATCGCGATCTGCTTCACAACGTGGAACAGGGCTTGGTCTTCAAAAGGGGCGAAACCGTCAAATGGCGTTGCATAAATTGCGGCTATGTCTACGAAGGCCTGGAAGCGCCGGCGAAATGCCCGGCGTGTCAGCACCCGCAGGCGTACTTCGAACTACTTGGCGAAAACTGGTAA
- a CDS encoding transcriptional repressor, with translation MTRQREITLSALKNLDSHPTADEVYQIVRRRIPRISLGTVYRNLDVLCEQGLVNKLEFGGAQRRYDGRTHYHHHARCTNCERLFDLPVSAVGPINLSLPDDLDFEVSNVLFEVRGVCHACRERLQGDGPTAH, from the coding sequence ATGACCCGGCAGCGGGAAATCACCTTGAGTGCGTTGAAGAATCTGGACAGCCATCCCACTGCGGACGAAGTGTATCAAATCGTGCGCCGAAGGATCCCCCGCATCAGTTTGGGCACCGTGTATCGAAACCTGGACGTGTTGTGCGAGCAAGGCCTGGTAAACAAGCTGGAATTCGGTGGGGCGCAACGGCGGTACGACGGGCGCACGCACTACCATCATCATGCGCGGTGCACGAATTGCGAACGGCTATTCGATCTTCCGGTGAGCGCGGTGGGACCGATCAACCTGAGTTTACCTGACGATCTGGATTTCGAAGTAAGCAATGTTTTGTTTGAAGTGCGCGGCGTATGCCATGCGTGTCGCGAAAGGCTTCAAGGCGACGGCCCCACCGCACACTAG
- a CDS encoding thermonuclease family protein: protein MRRLFFLVGLLVFLTAASGFAAEYNVTYTRVVDGDTFVVQHENGAIDKVRIIGLDTPELHHPRKPVEFFAKEAKEKAVSLVLNKKLVLRTDPTNAARNHRGRYGRLLVNVYLPGNRDFALVMIREGYAHAYVKYPFTAERMNRYRQAERKARREERGLWGSTP, encoded by the coding sequence ATGCGTCGCCTATTTTTCCTCGTAGGTCTCCTGGTTTTCCTGACCGCCGCCAGCGGATTCGCGGCCGAGTACAACGTTACCTACACCCGCGTCGTGGACGGCGATACCTTCGTTGTGCAGCACGAGAACGGCGCCATCGACAAAGTGCGCATCATCGGCTTGGACACGCCCGAACTGCACCACCCGCGAAAACCGGTCGAATTCTTCGCCAAAGAGGCTAAGGAAAAGGCCGTCTCGCTGGTATTGAATAAGAAGCTCGTGTTGCGCACCGATCCGACCAACGCGGCCCGCAACCACCGCGGCCGTTACGGGCGATTGCTGGTAAACGTTTACCTACCGGGCAATCGTGATTTCGCGCTGGTCATGATCCGTGAAGGCTATGCCCACGCCTACGTCAAATACCCTTTTACCGCCGAGCGCATGAACCGCTACCGGCAGGCGGAACGAAAAGCCCGCCGGGAGGAACGGGGCCTTTGGGGCTCTACCCCCTAG